Proteins co-encoded in one Lycium ferocissimum isolate CSIRO_LF1 unplaced genomic scaffold, AGI_CSIRO_Lferr_CH_V1 ctg2187, whole genome shotgun sequence genomic window:
- the LOC132043186 gene encoding protein PYRICULARIA ORYZAE RESISTANCE 21-like → MGCEKTEKTTTMVFEVDLQCCSCYKKVKNILCKIPQIRDQVYDEKANTVTITVACCNPEKIRDKLYSKGCGVIKCIKIKEPPKDQPPKKPQPPPPPPLQVNVEPIQVNVELALKYPPPPPGYCCCCGQCYGRCPCYHSYGCGRGCRVSTCDWYFIEENATGCSIM, encoded by the exons ATGGGTTGTGAGAAGACTGAGAAG ACCACCACTATGGTGTTCGAGGTTGATCTTCAATGTTGCAGCTGCTACAAGAAGGTTAAAAATATTCTCTGTAAAATCCCTC aaattaGAGACCAGGTATATGATGAGAAGGCCAATACAGTCACAATCACTGTGGCATGTTGCAATCCTGAGAAAATTCGTGACAAATTGTATAGTAAAGGATGTGGAGTGATTAAGTGCATTAAAATCAAAGAACCTCCCAAAGACCAACCGCCAAAAAAACCGCAGCCGCCGCCACCGCCACCACTTCAAGTCAATGTTGAACCAATTCAAGTCAATGTTGAATTGGCATTAAAGTACCCACCACCGCCACCaggatattgttgttgttgtgggcaATGCTACGGAAGGTGCCCATGTTATCATTCGTATGGCTGCGGAAGGGGTTGTCGTGTGAGCACATGTGATTGGTACTTCATTGAAGAAAATGCCACAGGATGCTCAATTATGTAA